In the genome of Muntiacus reevesi chromosome 5, mMunRee1.1, whole genome shotgun sequence, one region contains:
- the LOC136168693 gene encoding uncharacterized protein, translating to MCLVCAQVQEAGITGESGCVLRYRKLESQESLVCAHNRKLESQEGLGVCSGTGSGITGGSGCVLRTGSWNHRRVRVCAQYRKLESQEGQGVCSGTGSWNHRRVRVCAQNRKLESQEGQGVCSGTGSGITGGSGCVLTYRKWNHRRVWVCAQVQEAGITGGSGCVLRIGSWNHRRVRVCAQVQEVESQEGQGVCSQQEARITGGSGCVLTTGSWNHRRVRVCTHNRKLESQEGQGVCSQQEVESQEGQGVCSEQEAGITGGSGCVLRYRKWNHRRVRVCVHNRKLESQEGQGVCSEQEAGITGGSGCVLTTGSWNHRRVWVCAHNRKLESQEGQGVCSQQEVESQEGQGVCSEQEAGITGGSGCVLRYRKWNHRRVWVCAHIQEWNHRRVWVCAHNRRLESQEGLGVCSHTGSGITGGSGCVLTTGSWNHRRVWVCAHNRKLESQEGCECVLRYRKWNHKRVWVCAHNRKLESQEGLGVCSQQEAGITGGV from the exons ATGTGTTTG GTGTGTGCTCAGGTACAGGAAGCTGGAATCACAGGAGAGTCTGGGTGTGTGCTCAGGTACAGGAAGCTGGAATCACAGGAGAGTCTGGTGTGTGCTCACAACAGGAAGCTGGAATCACAGGAGGGTCTGGGTGTATGCTCAGGTACAGGAAGTGGAATCACAGGAGGGTCAGGGTGTGTGCTCAGAACAGGAAGCTGGAATCACAGGAGGGTCAGGGTGTGTGCTCAGTACAGGAAGCTGGAATCACAGGAGGGTCAGGGTGTGTGCTCAGGTACAGGAAGCTGGAATCACAGGAGGGTCAGGGTGTGTGCTCAGAACAGGAAGCTGGAATCACAGGAAGGTCAGGGTGTGTGCTCAGGTACAGGAAGTGGAATCACAGGAGGGTCTGGGTGTGTGCTCACATACAGGAAGTGGAATCACAGGAGGGTCTGGGTGTGTGCTCAGGTACAGGAAGCTGGAATCACAGGAGGGTCAGGGTGTGTGCTCAGAATAGGAAGCTGGAATCACAGGAGGGTCAGGGTGTGTGCTCAGGTACAGGAAGTGGAATCACAGGAGGGTCAGGGTGTGTGTTCACAACAGGAAGCTAGAATCACAGGAGGGTCTGGGTGTGTACTCACAACAGGAAGCTGGAATCACAGGAGGGTCAGGGTGTGTACTCACAACAGGAAGCTGGAATCACAGGAGGGTCAGGGTGTGTGCTCACAACAGGAAGTGGAATCACAGGAGGGTCAGGGTGTGTGCTCAGAACAGGAAGCTGGAATCACAGGAGGGTCAGGGTGTGTGCTCAGGTACAGGAAGTGGAATCACAGGAGGGTCAGGGTGTGTGTTCACAACAGGAAGCTAGAATCACAGGAGGGTCAGGGTGTGTGCTCAGAACAGGAAGCTGGAATCACAGGAGGGTCAGGGTGTGTGCTCACAACAGGAAGCTGGAATCACAGGAGGGTCTGGGTGTGTGCTCACAACAGGAAGCTGGAATCACAGGAGGGTCAGGGTGTGTGCTCACAACAGGAAGTGGAATCACAGGAGGGTCAGGGTGTGTGCTCAGAACAGGAAGCTGGAATCACAGGAGGGTCAGGGTGTGTGCTCAGGTACAGGAAGTGGAATCACAGGAGGGTCTGGGTGTGTGCTCACATACAGGAA TGGAATCACAGGAGGGTCTGGGTGTGTGCTCACAACAGGAGGCTGGAATCACAGGAGGGTCTGGGTGTGTGCTCACATACAGGAAGTGGAATCACAGGAGGGTCTGGGTGTGTGCTCACAACAGGAAGCTGGAATCACAGGAGGGTCTGGGTGTGTGCTCACAACAGGAAGCTGGAATCACAGGaggggtgtgagtgtgtgctcaggtACAGGAAGTGGAATCACAAGAGGGTCTGGGTGTGTGCTCACAACAGGAAGCTGGAATCACAGGAGGGTCTGGGTGTGTGCTCACAACAGGAAGCTGGAATCACAGGaggggtgtga